In the Angustibacter sp. Root456 genome, TCGTCGCCGGCTGACGCCGTCCGCCTCAGCGTTGGGGCCCGCACCCGTTCTCGGGTGCGGGCCCTTCCGCATGCCCGCCCTTTCCCGCAGATACCCGACGTCTTCCGGTTGTGGGGCCCTCTGAAGGGCGGATTCCACCGGAAGTAGGCGGGTATCTGCGCGACCGGCGCGGCTCAGCGGGAGGCGCCGACGACGGCCCACTGCGGCCCGCGCGCTCGCCAGCCGAGCAGCGCGCCGCGCACGAGCATGAAGACGCCGAACCCCCACCACAGCGCGGACGCCGATCCCGCCCCTGCGCGCACCGCCAGCACCACCGGCACGTAAACCACGAGCTGGGCCAGCGCCGCGCGCGCCAGCCACCGCCCGTCGCCAGCCCCGATGAGTACGCCGTCGAGCACGAACACGTAGCCCGAGAGCGGCTGTTGCAGGCCGACCACGATGAGCGCACCGGCCAGCGAGGCCCGCACGCCGGCGTCGGCCGTGAACAGCGGTGGCAGCACCCGGTGCAGCAGCACCACCACGGCACCGAAGACCGCACCGCCCACGACGCCCCAACGCAGCATCAGCGCCGTCAGCGCCCGGGCCCGTGCCACGTCGCCCGCCCCGAGGGCGTGCCCGGTGAGCGCCTGCGCCGCGATCGCCAGGGCGTCCAGAGCGAAGACGAGGAAGGTCCAGACCGTCGCCGACACCTGGTACGACGCGAGCGTGACGTCACCGCCGGACGCCGCCGCCCAGGTCGTGAGCAGCAGCACCGCCCGCAGTGCGAGCGTGCGCACGAGGAGCGGGACGCCGTCGCGCGCCGCCGCCAGCACCCGCAGCGGGTGGGCCCGCAGCGAGGCTCCGTGCCGGCGTCCGCCCCGGACGACCACCGCGACCAGGGCGGTGCCCATGAGGGTCTGCGCCACCACGGTGCCGAGCGCCGACCCCGCGATGCCCAGGCCGAGCCCGAAGACGAAGACGACGTTCAGCACGATGTTGAGCGAGAAGCCCGCGACGGCGACCGCGAGGGGCGTGCGGGTGTCCTGCAAGCCGCGCAGCACCCCGGTCGCGGCGAGCACCGTGAGCATGCCGGGCACGCCGAACGCGCTCACCCGTAGGTAGGTCACGGCCTGCGCGGTGGCTGCCCCCGAGGCGTCGAAGGCGCCCGCC is a window encoding:
- a CDS encoding MATE family efflux transporter, which codes for MLRLAVPAFLALVAEPAFLLADSAIVGRLGTVPLAGLGVASAALSTAAGIFIFLAYGTTASVSRRAGAGDARAAFGLGVDGVWLALVLGVASGALLLAAAPWVAGAFDASGAATAQAVTYLRVSAFGVPGMLTVLAATGVLRGLQDTRTPLAVAVAGFSLNIVLNVVFVFGLGLGIAGSALGTVVAQTLMGTALVAVVVRGGRRHGASLRAHPLRVLAAARDGVPLLVRTLALRAVLLLTTWAAASGGDVTLASYQVSATVWTFLVFALDALAIAAQALTGHALGAGDVARARALTALMLRWGVVGGAVFGAVVVLLHRVLPPLFTADAGVRASLAGALIVVGLQQPLSGYVFVLDGVLIGAGDGRWLARAALAQLVVYVPVVLAVRAGAGSASALWWGFGVFMLVRGALLGWRARGPQWAVVGASR